Sequence from the Nasonia vitripennis strain AsymCx chromosome 5, Nvit_psr_1.1, whole genome shotgun sequence genome:
tttcaattttttcggcACCATCCTCGGTATCTACATTTTCTGATGTGTCACCTGCTATTTTTTCCGCAGTATCTCGATGATCATCCGTCTTGGTCTCTTCGACGCACTCCTGATCGCTCTTTTCTTTCGGTATTTTTTCCTTCGCTTTATCACTGTTCTTGCTGCTGATAGTTGCTTTTTTAGATTCAATTTCTCCAATCGTCTCGTCGCGACCAATCTTGTTGTTCGCAGCTTCTTTTCCTGCCACTTGCTTCGGTAGAATTACGACAGGTCTGGGAATAGCAAAGAACTTTTTCCGCCAATCGATAAGCTCTGTCTCGTAGAGTCTCCAGTTCGGCGGCAAGTGCAACTTTTCAAGCAGAGGAGATTCCATCTTTTTGGCTCGAAGCGCCTGGGGTGGCTTTGCTAAATGCGTCAAATCAACATCGCGATTTTAATTCTCTGTAATATATTATAAGGGTCATCGTGGAATGGGACTCGAACGCATTACGTTTCGGCGGGAGTTTCAATTTGACGACTGGCGGGAGTCTTTCATGCAGCGTTAAGACGATTCTCGGCAGTTCGAGGAAAGCTATTCCGGACAGAATTATTCGCTCGCTGCAGCTGTAATCTCGGCCTGGGGATCGTCGAAAACAATGACTGtacctttcttcaatgtgtacCCATCGATTAACGATTAGACTTCACGATTAGATTGATAACGCACGATAATCTTCGTTATCGAAGTAATCTCCGTTGATGGCTCTGTAGACCTCGTAGAGAAACTTGATCGGATCAGCGCTGAATTGGTTGAGCAGCCTCGAGACTTCCTTCGGCTCTATTTTGACCTCCTCGGTCATCATGCCAATGGCGAAGAGCGAGTTCAGAGTTCTGCTGGTCGTCTTTTCCTCCTTGTCTTTGAATAGGGAATCCTCCAGTTCCTTGAGCTTTTGCAACTGCGATCATTCAATTCCAGCTTAAGATATTTCAGCTACCAAATGATCGACGAAAATCGGTCGAACCGCACCAACCTGGGGTATcgagaaatcggtataccagTACGGCTTGCCGCCCTTCCTCAGCCTCGTCTCCTTGCTCTTGACTAAATTCGCGTCGAGTCACGTTTGTGTACCAGGCAGATGAGAAACATTCTCGACTCACCTCTCCTTTCGCCGATAGCGGCCCACCGATCCATCCTCTGCTCGTACTCCATCTGCCTCCTCCCCCTCAGGATCTCCCTCATCAGCTCCAGAGCGCTTTCGGTCGCGTCCTTGTCCAGCAGTAGTCCCCCAGGCTCTTGCAACGACTGCAGACTGAGCTTGAGCGCAGAACTGGACCTGGGACTCTTGGCGCCATCCTTGGGTCGAGGCTGCCGAGGTCGTTTGGAGATCACCTGCTCGCGGAGACGGAGAGCCGGACACTCGTGCAACGAACCCAAGCTTTCGATGCTTAGGCTAATGGCAGCTTTGGTTTTCAGAGGAGGGTTGTCCGGAGAACAACAGAAGCCGTAGGGTTTGCTTGAGGGCTTGTTGTCCTGACGTCTGGACCTTGATCAATGAAAACTTGGTTAGGAGAGATTTGTGGTTTGGATGGTAGAGTCGACGAACCTTTTGCGAGGCATTGGGGATCGGGATGCTCGAAAAGAGCGCGTCGAACTTTTAGATCTCAATGACCAGTTCGATATTGCCAGGCATCGATGCTTGCGACTTGACAATTTTGTATGTAAATATACCACTAATTATTCATGTTTAAATTGcgtttactatttttttctttttttttcgtaattttagaaatttatattttctttaaaatttacatGACATGACTTGTTGATTTCAATCACTTGAACTTGTCTGCGTGCTTACTTTCGTTTTCACCTAaccttttttctaaataaaacaAGTAAACGTATATCATAAAGTAAATACTAAtgatatacgtattttttattgtaaaatataaatatacaaagaCGTATATCaactattcaaattttaaCGCGTCAAGTGGCGCATGCGCACTGCCTCGAATTCCATTGATGATGCATCATATGGTACACTTTAGACACCCTAACCTTCCCATTCATTCAATTAGAGGCACCTACTATACTATAGTTCCCCGATCGAAGCGCCACGTTTTTTACTACGCCCCTGTTGCTGTAGcgttattctctctctctctctctctctcgctcgctcgcgactcgcgacgtgtgtgtgcgctTGGACGCGGTTAGGTTGATGCATACCAGGGCGTTGTCATCACTTTTTCAAGCCACACACGCCCTGTTTTTCGTTTGTTTTCCATCGACAATCGGCCGTCAAGATGCGGGGCGACAATAGTTTAAGTCAAGTTTTGCTCGTCGGACTGCTCCTCGCTATTCTTGGAGCTTCTTCAGGTGAGTTTCCTctatttttcttcgattaaCCTACTGGGAGCCGTAACGTTTTTCTCGATTACATTTCAATCGGGGTAAATTACTCATTAGGGAGTCTGCGTTAGTCATCCCATGTTTTTGTCGCTGCACAAACattatttatgcatatttGCACAAAATTATTGTTGCAAAGAGCTTGCTTTGATATGTAATTAAAACAACAACCAACCATAACTCAACTTTGCAGGGcaaaatttaaacaacactGCTGTGTGGTGTACCGTGTCGGACAATGAACAGAACAAGTGTGAAGCATTTTCACGAGCGGTAGACAGAGAAATTTCTACGTTCAAGAACTACTATGTTTCAATAAAGTGTAAACGAGCCTTCAACAAGGATGAGTGCATGGAACTCCTTGACCATGAGAAGGCTCATCTCACTACTCTTGATGCCGGCGAAGTATTTGTTGGTGGAAGATATCACAGTTTAGTGCCTATAATGCAAGAGATCTACGAAAGCGGAGTAAATTATCAATATGCTGTTGCTGTAATTAAGAAAAACACGATGCCTGAAGTGACGCATATAAGAGATCTTCGTGGAAAGAAAGCGTGCTTTGCTGGAGTTGGAACACTGGCAGGATGGGTCACACCTATTTACACTGTAAGTTTCAGTTAAATGCATAATTATTCATTTCAAAGACTACTCAAAAAACTATAATGGTGCAAATGTGTTTTTTTAGTTGATGAAAGACGGTGGAATGGAAATTATTGATTGTAACAATCATGTGAAATCCACGATTAAGTTCTTTGGTCCAAGTTGCGCTGTCAATTCATTGATTAACAAGTACAATCCACTTGGAGATAATTCCGACCAACTGTGCAAACTTTGCATCGGCAAAGTTCCAGGAGGAAAATGCACAAATGCAGATCCATACTCAGGGTACGAGGGAGCCTTTAGATGTCTACTTGAAGCTGGTGAAATTGCATTCCTTGTGCATACGACTGTTCATGAAATGACCAGCACCAACTTTGATCTTGGTGAGTATCTGATgataaattatgaaataacTTGGAAATTGCATCCAAGCACTATATCAACTTgtgttcaatttttttttcattctagCTTCTGTATCCAAAGATCAGTTTGAACTTTTGTGCAAAGATGGTACTCGCAAACCTGTTGATGAGTATGCAAGTTGCCACTGGGGCCAAATTCCATCCAATGCTATTATTGTTTCATCAGCAACCGATCAAGACAAAAGGAAACTCTACCAGAAATTCCTTGAAGAAGCCGTTAGAATACTTGGAACGCGCGAAAACAATACTAATTCTTATAACAATGAATTTTACAacaataaatttgataatcgtCAAGGCAAAGAAAATGACGAAAACAACCATCAGGATGAATACAATCAATATAATAGAAATTATGACAATCGCAATAATTACAATGACATGAGTACTTGGAATTCCACTGGATTTTTCGATAGAGACAGAAGTAGGTACAACACACCAGAACCAAATATTCAAACAATGGAAAAGTTTCACTTGTTTGAATCCGCTCCTCGTTATGGTCGTCAACATAATCTTTTATTCTCGGTAAgatattttaaatcaatttgaATTCTTGATtgttacatattttttgtaatttttattttactccATAATTTAGGATTCAGCAAAGGACTTTGTTCGTATTCAAGAGTCAGATCAAACTTTTTCAGGATATTTGAAAGAAAGTTTGGACATGATATACGCCGTAAGACGGTGTCCAGTAAATAGAATGACTTTGTGTGTAACTTCAGAACCAGAATTAGAGAAATGCGTTAAGATGAAGGTATtttatattacacataatTTTGCGAAATTTACGATAAGCAGAGGACTATTTTAAGTtacatatttcatttttcagatcGCTATGAAAGCTCAACTGCTGAAACCAGAATTATTGTGCCTGAAAGGTCACAGCCAAATCCACTGTATGCAGGCTATACAAAACGGGTCAGTAGTGAGAAAATATCGAGGATTGtagaaaatattacaaatttattgtttagcacgaaaaaaataattcatttttcttatttGATAGGCAAGCTGACGTGACAGTATTAGACGCTAGTGATGTATACACTGCGGGTCTGCGCTACGATCTTGTGCCTTTTGTTTCCGAGGTCTACAATCTCGGAGCGCCCAGCTACTACGTGGTCGCAGTAGCCAAGGAAGAGGACGACAATACGGACCTCACCTACCTGAAGAACAAGTACACTTGTCATCCTGGAATAAACACTGCCGCCGGTTGGGTATATCCACTGGCCTATCTGCTCTCCAACAGTTGGATTCGAGGCTACGGGTGCGATTCGGTGCACGCCGCTGCAGAATACTTTTCCAAATCTTGTGTACCTGGCGCTCTGAGTCCTGAATATAACACAGGTAAGACTCAGCGAAGAAATTTTGGAAATAACAGCTAAATATGAACTTTCGTTTTTGTTCAGGTGTGCCTTATGACAACATGTGCGATCTCTGCCACGGTACCAAAGACCGTTACTGCCGTCGCGATGCCTCCGAAGACTACTACGGCCACACCGGTGCTTTCCGCTGCCTCGTCGAAGGTGGCGGTGACGTAGCCTTCGTCAAACATACGACAGTCGCCGAGAACACGGACGGCAAACGTCGCGAGTTCTGGGCTCGTAATACTTTCACTAAAGATTTCCAGCTTTTGTGTCCTGACGGTACGCGCAAATCCACCCTCGAATACAAGACGTGCAATCTGGGTATGGTAGCCGCCAACGCTGTAGTGACGAGAGGAGGATATTACGGTTACAACGAAACGCAGGTAAGAAAGAATTTCCAAtatgtttgaaatttttaaaatctatgtGTACCACGTTCTGGTTATGTATAATCGTGAATTGTTGCAGATAAATGCTTACACGAACCTTCTGATCTACGCGCAACAATTCTACGGTCGCAAGGAACAAGACGAGTTCACCTTCGGTATGTTCTTCAGCCAGCCGCCGTTCAGCGATCTAATTTTCCAGGACGCGACTCAACAGTTGGCTGTTATTCCGCCTGAGAAACGCGAGTTCAAGGCCTATTTGGGGCCCGATTTCATGAGGGCCAGGCGAATAGTCGACTGCACCGCTGGCGTCTCTGCTGTCGAGTATTCGCTTATCGGTACCATCAGCATGATACTACTGACAATTGTGCTGGGTAGttaattctaatttttattttatttttccgtGCACGAAAATACGAAATTTTGTACTGTTTCTACTTTTTACACGGGAGAGATTTGGCTGACTTGAGATTTTTGTTACATCTTTCATTTTATCGATGCTTTAACAGTGCAGAGACATGTTTGACATAGGAAAGTGTTCATTGTAGTGCctttaacaaaattaaaagcaaatattttacacaTTAAACTCGCGAATGTTGCAAAGTTGAAAAATTGATCATTATGTATACCGTATTTATTTGACGGTTTCAGACTaaattacttttaaaaaagttaattttttctctccctagTTAAGTCGAGAAAAACTCAATATTGTACATATCTTTAAGGAATAAGTATAATTTAGTACAAAACTCACTTTCAAAGTGTAGTTAATAGTTAGTAAAAGAATGAGTTAACTGATAATCCATTCTTTGACAGATCTGCTTGCATATCTCAAGTATGCATACATTAATACTTCCATTGCTTTTTACTGAATGAGTGAATAAGTGAATCTCAAGTCGCTTTCGACTACATGTAACGTAATCCGTCCACAATCTAGATTAAAATTGTATTCTATACACTGAGAGACATATGTATAAGTATTTAAGTATTTACTATGTATTTTATACCGTCCGTTTCATCTTTTTATATTGAAATTGCGATATTTTATAACTACACAAGCGTCCTTCTATGCGTCAATTGGacttttataagaaaaaaatgtttattattgtaataaaataaatgttgaAAAAGTAGCTCAACGTTGTTATTATTTGCTGCAAGCTTCACGTTTGTTGTCGAATCAGTCCTTCGTTCCCAATCGTGTATGCTCAAATTTCGAAAACATCAAAATTCATCGTACTTTTTCAGAATgacattaaattaaacaataaacaaataaaaaaaaaatagcgaaaaatggCTGCAGCCAGTAAACCAAAGAATCCACCGCAAACTGCTGCAGGGAGAAAGAAACCTAAAAAAAGCGCAAAAGCAAAGATCAAGTACGTATGCAAACCTTCGAAGTCACGCGAGTAAATGGAATACAAATTATAAAAGTAGACGTTGAATCCCCAGAAAGAAACCGCGAAAGCTGCGACTGAAAGGATGGTTGAAGTCACCGGAGGACTGGGCCAAGTTCAACGCGTGGGCGGCCGTGAACGCGTTGCCCCGAAAGCAGCCCGAACCGGAGCCCATCGTGCGTAAACCGCCAAACTCCTCGACGTGCCCTGACTCACGAATTCCCTCTTTCCCTCAGATCCGACCATCCAAGCCTTTGCCTCGTCTAAAAAAGCGCATCGCCATCCTGTCGAAGCCCCCTCCATCGCACGGAGAAGCTCAGCCCTGCGTGACTCGAGGCGTCTCGAAAGCAGCTCTGAAAGCCAGAGCAAGTCGCCGGACGAAGAAACTCGCGAGGCCAAACTGGAAGGACGATCCGGACAACTGTCGCGAATGGAAGGTCTCCAGGGCGGCGTTGCTGTACGAACCCAGTGAGAATATCGCGAATATCAGTCGCCCGGTGCTGAGGGCTGAACCCGAGGACTGCAGACCGGCTTACGCGGTCTCCAGAGGAGCAATGAAGAGGAAGACCACCGAGAAAGACGAGGAGCTTGCGAGACCGAAGAGGGCCAGGGGGGCTGAGCCGGCTggagaggagaagaagaagaagaaagacgaGGAGGTGAGACTGCgtatttttaatcgatttcAAGCATCCGAGTCACGCTTATCGCTTGATCGTCAGTTGTCACCATGGGTGGACTTCCTGTCGTTGCCGGCGTACCGAGTTCTGAAGGACCAGGAGTCCGAGCAAGCCATCAAGTGGAAGGTGAGGATCCTGGACGAGATGGAGGTGCGAGGCAAACAGGCGCTCGAGGAGCAAAGGAAGAAGCGGGAGGAGGAACAGGAGCGACAAAAGAAGATTCGGGAAGCCGAGGCCAAAGAGGCGGAGCTCGAGGCCCAGAAGAGCAAGTCGACCGTCGGCGGAGAAGAGCAGAACGTCGAAGAGGAGGAACAAGAAGCCGAAGGAGAGCCGGCGGGAGAGGAAGAGGAGCCACCTGCAGAGAAGGTGGAAGTAGATACAAAGTCGAAGTCGCAAGTGCAGTTCGGGGAGGAAAAAGTTGAGGAGGACGAGGAGACCAAGCGAAAGAGGCGGATGGAAAAGGAGCCGTGGCGGTTCACCGATTCGACCTGCAAAGAGTTTCCGTTGAAAATTCCCCAATACGCTCTGAATTACGAAGGTTGCTACACTTTTCACGTCTTCTAGATCCTTAATTATTAAATCAAGCGTGTCCCTATAGAGATGTACATTTTTGTTCGCTGTTAATAGCCACGAAGAAAATCCTGCTATTGTCGCAACCGAAGGAGAGAAAGGCAGAAGATTGCATGGAAGACCCATTCAAAGTCAAGGAATCGGCGAAATCAGCGAGCGCGTCTCCGAAAATAGAGGAATTGGCGAAGCCCAAGTATCCTGTGGAGCCCAAAGAGCGACCTCCACCTCGCGAGAAGGACCAGTTTGGACGGCCAATCTTTCCACGGCcggtaaatttttatattctaaagAGTCTATCCTATAGTCTTTACTATGCGAGTACGTCATTACTCTCCAATACTTGTGTCAAAGGTCTACGGCAAGGTACTGCCGAAAGTCGAGCCGTACCAGATGGGCGAGTGCAAGGACGACAAGAAGGACAAACAGGGCGACGAGGCTGAAGGAGGAGCCGAGGGTGTCGAGGAAGAAAAGGATGACAATAAGAAACAGCAAGAGAATCAGAAGAAGAAACCGATCGATCCAATCGCGAATGCGCCGACGATAGATCCGATCTTCGATCCCTCCGGAGCCGCCAAACAGgcccgagagagaaaacgcgcTGCGGAACAAGCGGCTGAGAGTAAAGAAAACAAAGCAGAGAAGAGTGTGGAAGAGAAAGACGAAGAAGTTGCCGATGCACCGGAAGTCGTCGTTGACGAGGCTGGAAATGAAGACGAGAACGAGGAGGAGTGAACCAACATTGTAAAACtatatcgttaaaataaaatacatcgtCGTTTAGATCCTTATACACTTGTGATGTCCTGTCTCCAGCACAGCCCATCGAGTGGCATTTGCAATATAGTTTGACGAGTTGATATGCTCAAAAATAACATTTCCGCTCTATAGACTTGTTCCTCCGACATCGTCGTCGTGTACTGACCTCGCATGAATTTTTGCACACTGGCGTCGGTCTGGGGATTCCCTCTTTACCGATGTGCACGTATGCACACGTTTCCAAACATTATTTTAGATATTCGCAAGTTAATTATCAGCATTCCCTCTGTACCGATTTGCACGTATGCATGCGTTTCCAAACATTATTTTAGATATTCGCGAGTTAATCATCAGCATTCCCTCTTTACCGATTTGCACGTATGCACACGTTTCCAAACATTATTTTAGATATTCACAAGTTAATTCTGAGCATCCTGTAGAATCGGACGGTCCGTTTCTCCGCGGTTTGCTACTGTAAAGACGTAAGTatggttattatttatttaaatcttgATACATACATGCGGTTTTATTTCTCATCGAGTATGTTATTCTTATcaagttaaaaaattttaataacataTTCCGAAATAAAATGTTGAGTAAACGTCATCTGTCGATTTACACAAATAGCCTGCAAACACTGAACGTAAGTGAACAAACTGGGACTTTGCAGTCATTTTTATCGAGAAACAAATATACTTAAGACTATAAGTATGTAGATAATTCGAGCACGACCTACAACACACATACTCAATACTTACAATCGCTCGCGTTTAACTGCTGATTGctgataaattataaactaacgcaattaaaaaaataaaattttgtataatttatttttagggCAAGAAGGGTACGCAATATAATggaaataaaacttaaaatttcaaaaataatcgCTTTAAGCGCTATATTATGGCTTGCGTATGAATTAAAAGCTGTAGACAGTGTTATTGTTAGGACGAAATTAGGACTCATAAGAGGTTCCTTGATGCAAACTCGTTTGGGAAAAACCATTTATGCTTTTCGTGGCATTCGTTATGCTGAAGCACCTGTCGGATCACTAAGATTCAAGGTATAACattttgattattcaaaagtCAAACttgattattattgaaatcATAAAAACAAACGTAACTTGTTTTATTCAGCAATCAGTGCCGGTGAAACCGTGGAGCAACGTTTACGATGCTTCTAAGGAAGGTCCAGCATGTCCAAAAGCCAAGGGTGAACTCGTCACCGAAGATTGTCTTACTTTGAATATCTACACAAACTATgtaagtataataaatattatgcaTCCTATTTACTTTATGAAGCAttgaaaaatccaaatgtCTCAGCTCCCACGAAAAAATActaaactaaataaaaaactacccGTCATTGCATACATACATTTTGGAAGATATTACGAAGGATCAAGTCAAAGTTTCTTGGTTGGACCACGATATTTACTAGATGAAGACATCATTTTAGTAACACTCAACCACAGATTAGGAACATTAGGTTGATTGTATATTCTATTTTACTAACTTGTCAAGTAATCATTGCTAGCCACCtaaaatactatattttacttCCAAGGTTTTATCAATACTGGTGAGCATCATGCTTATGGCAATTTGGGCTTTAAGGATCAAGTCTTAGCACTCCGTTTTATCCAAAACTACATCAGTGCTTTCGGAGGCGACCCGAATTCGGTCACTTTAACGGGTCAGAGTTCGGGATCTCGAAGCATTGTGCTTCACATGGTCTCGCCTATGTCGAGAGGACTATTTCATAGAGCTATTGCCATGAGCGGATCTTCCACGACACCAATACCACCTCAGAAAGAGCAAGTCGATCTGGCTGTAAAACAGGCTAAATTTTTCAACTGCACCGCAGAAACTTTCGACGATATGTTTGAGTGTTTTATGAAACAGCCATCCGAGGCGTATGCGAAAACTGTGCCCATGTTTATGGTACAGTATGAAAAACTGTTTTTATGgtatgcttatttttatacagaATTTTATCTTTTCGATAGGAATATTCCAACAGTTTCCCTGTAACGATTTGGTACCCATCGATCGAACCAGAGGTTCTCGGGCATGACAGATTTTTATCAGATGAGCCAGAAAAACTGATGAAAAAAAGACAGATTTATAACCCTGTACCTTTGATAATGGGAGTGACCCAAAATGAATTTGGATTTTTAGCCTAtcgtgagaactttttgtGGTTAAAAAACGCTTTCCCCATGAgtacaaatattaaaattctgaattttctTGTTAGCCGATGACGGAGAGGATAAGTTACACGAAGATTTGAATAGAAAATGGCACGAGCTTGCTCCACTTTGTCTTCAGTACGAACGAAATACGAATCGGTCAAAATTGATAAGTGATACTTTAcgcaaatattattttaataatgaacCAATCACCCGTAAAAATGCTCATACATTGAGTAATGTaagataatattatttttacaagtTAACGTTAGCATTAGAAGtcataaaaaaatcgaatattttattcgcagcttcttGCTAACGCTCTAGTGCATTTCCCAGTACACCGTGCTGCGAGTTTGCTATCTAACTATTCGTCATCTCCGGTATACTTCTACGAATTTGTTTATAAGGGCCGATACAGTAGACGCGTGTGGAAGGATACGAGAAAACCAAAAGGCACGATTATTCTTAACATTTTCCAAAAGAATCttcattttaaatataattgcTATTATTACCATTTTTAGGAGGGGTCGCACATGGTGATGATTTGTTGTACCTGTTTGATACCAGATATGATACTGGTTCGGGCCTTAGAATGCCGTTCTTTAATGAGACTGATCCGGAAATTTTTATGGTTGAAAGGTTGACGAAATTATGGGCGCATTTTGCGAGAACTGGAGAGCCATTACCAAAGGAGTCAGGCCTATTTGGAAATATTACTTGGGAACCCTTAAAATCAGAAGGAAAACCCTATCTTGAGATGGGCAAGAATTTTACTATTAAAAAGGGCTTTCTTGATGAAACAATGAGATTATGGGATAACTTATTCCCATAAAAGTGAGCATCTTTTGTAGttacttatataaaaaaaaaataaattttcaatatgcATCAGTATTATTTCGAACGACACAATTCTTATCACCCCGAATCACTTGCCCTTCAgctattttttcattaatgcAATACACAATATAGCGTAAAAACCCAAGATTTAAATCAGTATTTAAGTAACGAAGCTATTAATACTGTTATCACTGCGAAATTCTCTTATTATCCGCATGTATGTTTTTGCTAGTGCTCTATTTACACTTTCCTGATGCGATTCCGAAAACTGTGCTGCGGTAAATACACAGAGAACATAATAATGACTCAATCCTCGCAGGTCGTCGGCTTTAATTGCCATTGCGTGGCTGAGCCATAAGTAAAGCCTTCAATAAATGtctatttttattgttctGTTATTTTTGCGTTCTGACCAAGAGTACTTTGTTAAAAAGTCTCGATGAATCAAGCTAAATTAttacaaacaaaattaaaaatttttagcaGTGATATGCACACATTTTAATTAACAGGCGGCCAATAAagaaaaagtgtaaaa
This genomic interval carries:
- the LOC100117029 gene encoding melanotransferrin, whose protein sequence is MRGDNSLSQVLLVGLLLAILGASSGQNLNNTAVWCTVSDNEQNKCEAFSRAVDREISTFKNYYVSIKCKRAFNKDECMELLDHEKAHLTTLDAGEVFVGGRYHSLVPIMQEIYESGVNYQYAVAVIKKNTMPEVTHIRDLRGKKACFAGVGTLAGWVTPIYTLMKDGGMEIIDCNNHVKSTIKFFGPSCAVNSLINKYNPLGDNSDQLCKLCIGKVPGGKCTNADPYSGYEGAFRCLLEAGEIAFLVHTTVHEMTSTNFDLASVSKDQFELLCKDGTRKPVDEYASCHWGQIPSNAIIVSSATDQDKRKLYQKFLEEAVRILGTRENNTNSYNNEFYNNKFDNRQGKENDENNHQDEYNQYNRNYDNRNNYNDMSTWNSTGFFDRDRSRYNTPEPNIQTMEKFHLFESAPRYGRQHNLLFSDSAKDFVRIQESDQTFSGYLKESLDMIYAVRRCPVNRMTLCVTSEPELEKCVKMKIAMKAQLLKPELLCLKGHSQIHCMQAIQNGQADVTVLDASDVYTAGLRYDLVPFVSEVYNLGAPSYYVVAVAKEEDDNTDLTYLKNKYTCHPGINTAAGWVYPLAYLLSNSWIRGYGCDSVHAAAEYFSKSCVPGALSPEYNTGVPYDNMCDLCHGTKDRYCRRDASEDYYGHTGAFRCLVEGGGDVAFVKHTTVAENTDGKRREFWARNTFTKDFQLLCPDGTRKSTLEYKTCNLGMVAANAVVTRGGYYGYNETQINAYTNLLIYAQQFYGRKEQDEFTFGMFFSQPPFSDLIFQDATQQLAVIPPEKREFKAYLGPDFMRARRIVDCTAGVSAVEYSLIGTISMILLTIVLGS
- the LOC100679096 gene encoding neurofilament medium polypeptide-like — its product is MAAASKPKNPPQTAAGRKKPKKSAKAKIKKKPRKLRLKGWLKSPEDWAKFNAWAAVNALPRKQPEPEPIIRPSKPLPRLKKRIAILSKPPPSHGEAQPCVTRGVSKAALKARASRRTKKLARPNWKDDPDNCREWKVSRAALLYEPSENIANISRPVLRAEPEDCRPAYAVSRGAMKRKTTEKDEELARPKRARGAEPAGEEKKKKKDEELSPWVDFLSLPAYRVLKDQESEQAIKWKVRILDEMEVRGKQALEEQRKKREEEQERQKKIREAEAKEAELEAQKSKSTVGGEEQNVEEEEQEAEGEPAGEEEEPPAEKVEVDTKSKSQVQFGEEKVEEDEETKRKRRMEKEPWRFTDSTCKEFPLKIPQYALNYEATKKILLLSQPKERKAEDCMEDPFKVKESAKSASASPKIEELAKPKYPVEPKERPPPREKDQFGRPIFPRPVYGKVLPKVEPYQMGECKDDKKDKQGDEAEGGAEGVEEEKDDNKKQQENQKKKPIDPIANAPTIDPIFDPSGAAKQARERKRAAEQAAESKENKAEKSVEEKDEEVADAPEVVVDEAGNEDENEEE
- the CCE-D4 gene encoding carboxylesterase clade D, member 4, translating into MEIKLKISKIIALSAILWLAYELKAVDSVIVRTKLGLIRGSLMQTRLGKTIYAFRGIRYAEAPVGSLRFKQSVPVKPWSNVYDASKEGPACPKAKGELVTEDCLTLNIYTNYLPRKNTKLNKKLPVIAYIHFGRYYEGSSQSFLVGPRYLLDEDIILVTLNHRLGTLGFINTGEHHAYGNLGFKDQVLALRFIQNYISAFGGDPNSVTLTGQSSGSRSIVLHMVSPMSRGLFHRAIAMSGSSTTPIPPQKEQVDLAVKQAKFFNCTAETFDDMFECFMKQPSEAYAKTVPMFMEYSNSFPVTIWYPSIEPEVLGHDRFLSDEPEKLMKKRQIYNPVPLIMGVTQNEFGFLAYPDDGEDKLHEDLNRKWHELAPLCLQYERNTNRSKLISDTLRKYYFNNEPITRKNAHTLSNLLANALVHFPVHRAASLLSNYSSSPVYFYEFVYKGRYSRRVWKDTRKPKGGVAHGDDLLYLFDTRYDTGSGLRMPFFNETDPEIFMVERLTKLWAHFARTGEPLPKESGLFGNITWEPLKSEGKPYLEMGKNFTIKKGFLDETMRLWDNLFP